A portion of the Pogoniulus pusillus isolate bPogPus1 chromosome 6, bPogPus1.pri, whole genome shotgun sequence genome contains these proteins:
- the CRTAC1 gene encoding cartilage acidic protein 1 isoform X3, with protein MRSRRRGGAGQPPWPVPRMLVVCLLSLAWLSEGFQRSEPMFTAVTHLLLPPDYDSNPTQLNYGVAVTDLDADGDFEIVVAGYNGPNLVLRYDKARGRLVNVAEDEPNSPYYALRDRQGNAIGVTACDIDGDGREEIYFLNTNNAFSGMATYTDKLFKFRNGRWEDLLSDEVNRDVASRFAGRSVACVDRMGSGRYSIYIANYASGNVGPHALIEMDVAASDPARGIVALVDVAVQAGVSKYTGGRGVAVGPILSDSASDIFCGNENSPNFLFHNSGDGTYRDVAATVGLDDPYQHGRGVALADFNRDGRVDIVYGNWNGPHRLYLQSGARGRIRFRDIASPKFSMPSPVRTVIAADFDNDQELEVFFNNIAYRGSSANRLFRLIRREHSDPIMEELNPGDALEPEGRGTGGAVTDFDGDGMLDLILSHGESMAQPISIFKGTQGTRNNWLRVIPRTRFGAFARGAKVVLFTRRSGAHLRIIDGGSGYLCEMEPVAHFGLGRDEASSLEVTWPDGRVVARAVASSETNSVLEVSYPLDTEEPLVPVQLECGQGFSQHENGRCVDTDECTKFPFVCPRDKPVCINTYGGYRCRSNKRCSRGFEPNEDGTACVVLAVPHRGSLQWDGLGALMPLAPYLGKQPQGRTPSPAPPAPATPGPPGRSLAPSP; from the exons ATGCGCTCCCGCCGCCGCGGGGGTGCCGGGCAGCCCCCCTGGCCC GTGCCTAGGATGCTGGTGGTGTGCCTGTTGtctctggcctggctcagcgAGGGCTTCCAGCGCAGCGAGCCCATGTTCACAGCTGTcacccacctcctcctcccacctgaCTACGACAGCAACCCCACACAGCTCAACTATGGTGTGGCCGTCACTGACCTGGATGCTGATGGTGACTTTGAGATAGTGGTGGCAGG GTACAATGGCCCCAACCTGGTGCTCAGGTATGACAAGGCGCGGGGGCGGCTGGTGAACGTGGCAGAGGACGAGCCAAACTCTCCGTACTATGCGCTGCGGGACCGGCAAGGGAATGCCATTGGCGTGACAGCCTGCGACATTGACGGGGATGGCCGCGAGGAGATCTACTTCCTCAACACCAACAACGCCTTCTCCG gcatggCCACCTACACAGACAAGCTCTTCAAGTTTCGTAATGGGCGCTGGGAGGACCTCCTGAGCGACGAGGTGAACCGGGACGTGGCTAGCCGCTTCGCCGGGCGCTCTGTCGCCTGTGTGGACCGGAtg GGCTCCGGCAGATACTCCATCTACATTGCCAACTACGCCAGTGGAAACGTGGGCCCCCATGCCCTGATTGAAATGGATGTGGCTGCCAGTGACCCTGCCCGCGGCATTGTGGCGCTGGTGGACGTGGCTGTCCAGGCTGGTGTCAGCAAGTACACAG GGGGCCGTGGAGTGGCCGTGGGCCCCATCCTGAGCGATAGCGCCTCTGACATATTCTGTGGTAACGAGAACAGCCCAAATTTCCTCTTCCACAACTCGGGGGATGGGACATACCGGGACGTGGCAGCTACCGTGG GACTGGATGACCCATACCAGCATGGACGTGGTGTGGCACTGGCTGACTTTAACCGCGATGGCCGGGTGGACATCGTCTACGGCAACTGGAATGGGCCGCACCGCCTCTACCTGCAGAGTGGGGCCCGTGGGCGCATCCGATTCCGG GACATCGCCAGCCCCAAGTTCTCCATGCCGTCCCCTGTCCGCACTGTCATTGCAGCTGACTTTGACAACGACCAGGAGCTGGAGGTTTTCTTCAACAACATTGCTTACCGTGGCTCCTCTGCCAACCGTCTCTTCCG GCTTATCCGCAGGGAGCACTCGGACCCCATCATGGAAGAGCTGAATCCAGGGGACGCGCTGGAGCCTGAGGGACGGGGCACGG GGGGTGCAGTGACGGATTTTGATGGCGATGGGATGCTGGACCTCATCCTGTCCCATGGGGAGTCCATGGCACAGCCAATCTCCATCTTCAAGGGCACTCAG ggaacCAGAAACAACTGGCTGCGTGTCATCCCCCGCACCCGCTTTGGGGCCTTTGCGCGGGGGGCCAAAGTGGTGCTGTTCACGCGGCGCAGCGGGGCCCACCTGCGCATCATAGACGGCGGATCAGGGTACCTCTGCGAGATGGAGCCTGTGGCACactttggactgg GGCGTGATGAAGccagcagcctggaggtgaCCTGGCCAGATGGCCGCGTTGTGGCACgagctgtggccagcagtgaGACTAATTCTGTCCTGGAAGTCTCCTACCCTCTGGACACGGAGGAGCCACTTGTGCCTGTCCAACTGGAG tgTGGGCAGGGATTCTCCCAGCACGAGAATGGACGCTGTGTAG ACACAGATGAGTGCACCAAGTTTCCCTTTGTCTGTCCCCGGGACAAGCCTGTTTGCATCAACACCTATGGCGGGTACCGCTGCCGCAGCAACAAGCGCTGCAGCCGGGGCTTTGAACCCAATGAGGATGGCACAGCTTGTGTGG TGCTGGCTGTGCCCCACCGgggcagcctgcagtgggatGGGCTCGGAGCCCTGATGCCTCTTGCACCGTATCTGggaaaacagccccagggcagaaCCCCTTCAccggctcctcctgctcctgccacacCAGGACCTCCTGGGCGGTCGCTTGCTCCGTCGCCTTGA
- the CRTAC1 gene encoding cartilage acidic protein 1 isoform X4 gives MRSRRRGGAGQPPWPVPRMLVVCLLSLAWLSEGFQRSEPMFTAVTHLLLPPDYDSNPTQLNYGVAVTDLDADGDFEIVVAGYNGPNLVLRYDKARGRLVNVAEDEPNSPYYALRDRQGNAIGVTACDIDGDGREEIYFLNTNNAFSGMATYTDKLFKFRNGRWEDLLSDEVNRDVASRFAGRSVACVDRMGSGRYSIYIANYASGNVGPHALIEMDVAASDPARGIVALVDVAVQAGVSKYTGGRGVAVGPILSDSASDIFCGNENSPNFLFHNSGDGTYRDVAATVGLDDPYQHGRGVALADFNRDGRVDIVYGNWNGPHRLYLQSGARGRIRFRDIASPKFSMPSPVRTVIAADFDNDQELEVFFNNIAYRGSSANRLFRLIRREHSDPIMEELNPGDALEPEGRGTGGAVTDFDGDGMLDLILSHGESMAQPISIFKGTQGTRNNWLRVIPRTRFGAFARGAKVVLFTRRSGAHLRIIDGGSGYLCEMEPVAHFGLGRDEASSLEVTWPDGRVVARAVASSETNSVLEVSYPLDTEEPLVPVQLECGQGFSQHENGRCVDTDECTKFPFVCPRDKPVCINTYGGYRCRSNKRCSRGFEPNEDGTACVAQVAFFGGYPSAGSWPRPPHSALLSLVLGLWLCLYAL, from the exons ATGCGCTCCCGCCGCCGCGGGGGTGCCGGGCAGCCCCCCTGGCCC GTGCCTAGGATGCTGGTGGTGTGCCTGTTGtctctggcctggctcagcgAGGGCTTCCAGCGCAGCGAGCCCATGTTCACAGCTGTcacccacctcctcctcccacctgaCTACGACAGCAACCCCACACAGCTCAACTATGGTGTGGCCGTCACTGACCTGGATGCTGATGGTGACTTTGAGATAGTGGTGGCAGG GTACAATGGCCCCAACCTGGTGCTCAGGTATGACAAGGCGCGGGGGCGGCTGGTGAACGTGGCAGAGGACGAGCCAAACTCTCCGTACTATGCGCTGCGGGACCGGCAAGGGAATGCCATTGGCGTGACAGCCTGCGACATTGACGGGGATGGCCGCGAGGAGATCTACTTCCTCAACACCAACAACGCCTTCTCCG gcatggCCACCTACACAGACAAGCTCTTCAAGTTTCGTAATGGGCGCTGGGAGGACCTCCTGAGCGACGAGGTGAACCGGGACGTGGCTAGCCGCTTCGCCGGGCGCTCTGTCGCCTGTGTGGACCGGAtg GGCTCCGGCAGATACTCCATCTACATTGCCAACTACGCCAGTGGAAACGTGGGCCCCCATGCCCTGATTGAAATGGATGTGGCTGCCAGTGACCCTGCCCGCGGCATTGTGGCGCTGGTGGACGTGGCTGTCCAGGCTGGTGTCAGCAAGTACACAG GGGGCCGTGGAGTGGCCGTGGGCCCCATCCTGAGCGATAGCGCCTCTGACATATTCTGTGGTAACGAGAACAGCCCAAATTTCCTCTTCCACAACTCGGGGGATGGGACATACCGGGACGTGGCAGCTACCGTGG GACTGGATGACCCATACCAGCATGGACGTGGTGTGGCACTGGCTGACTTTAACCGCGATGGCCGGGTGGACATCGTCTACGGCAACTGGAATGGGCCGCACCGCCTCTACCTGCAGAGTGGGGCCCGTGGGCGCATCCGATTCCGG GACATCGCCAGCCCCAAGTTCTCCATGCCGTCCCCTGTCCGCACTGTCATTGCAGCTGACTTTGACAACGACCAGGAGCTGGAGGTTTTCTTCAACAACATTGCTTACCGTGGCTCCTCTGCCAACCGTCTCTTCCG GCTTATCCGCAGGGAGCACTCGGACCCCATCATGGAAGAGCTGAATCCAGGGGACGCGCTGGAGCCTGAGGGACGGGGCACGG GGGGTGCAGTGACGGATTTTGATGGCGATGGGATGCTGGACCTCATCCTGTCCCATGGGGAGTCCATGGCACAGCCAATCTCCATCTTCAAGGGCACTCAG ggaacCAGAAACAACTGGCTGCGTGTCATCCCCCGCACCCGCTTTGGGGCCTTTGCGCGGGGGGCCAAAGTGGTGCTGTTCACGCGGCGCAGCGGGGCCCACCTGCGCATCATAGACGGCGGATCAGGGTACCTCTGCGAGATGGAGCCTGTGGCACactttggactgg GGCGTGATGAAGccagcagcctggaggtgaCCTGGCCAGATGGCCGCGTTGTGGCACgagctgtggccagcagtgaGACTAATTCTGTCCTGGAAGTCTCCTACCCTCTGGACACGGAGGAGCCACTTGTGCCTGTCCAACTGGAG tgTGGGCAGGGATTCTCCCAGCACGAGAATGGACGCTGTGTAG ACACAGATGAGTGCACCAAGTTTCCCTTTGTCTGTCCCCGGGACAAGCCTGTTTGCATCAACACCTATGGCGGGTACCGCTGCCGCAGCAACAAGCGCTGCAGCCGGGGCTTTGAACCCAATGAGGATGGCACAGCTTGTGTGG CTCAAGTGGCCTTTTTTGGGGGATACCCCTCTGCGGGAAGCTGGCCCAGGCCCCCTCACAGTGCCCTCCTCTCTCTAGTTCTCGGACTCTGGCTTTGCCTCTATGCACTTTAA
- the R3HCC1L gene encoding coiled-coil domain-containing protein R3HCC1L isoform X1, whose protein sequence is MRNRNAFVPKGCQRGVGSRRGFPERRETADAAAALQVPALPAAGGTGRASCAGSGGGDAARSGGGSGEATGSSGTMQQEAGGSRPRHRKPDMALYVPKARRERAAQVAGDTLVEHRQELENHHLAQDTSQGSGERQKRSPHARTQMGRVARKESKIQASTKEPQAASSGHCQRPGGSFSVVPEDLGVSPSVCEPCLNPAVAQPLDEQDKASHDEGFGELSHSHQMMRTQSPSPPSVHSGTTEAITEPRGGLASPALPDSPVPASQTGLSGTSEHLGDSTLDPAGHLSQSSGEGVLQLAELGNQRSVPGLSCEVACPKTQEKRRIEGYLLAGQSKSCAAGLPEEGWEGMTELARESALDTPGAASCEPKCSRGGTGQATVLPGESTLNQGIVISSQLPPGKEESSAGAGDPSGEGDLVPAAEGMGSTSACTGGTIRTESVSLGAGEELLRSMRESAPMESHEHPLPLELLCHGVEGLSPMAWAEELAQKDRNMNSPQPHWCGQKAEEEEGGLHGSSPKAEKTSAGSLSQASPGAEESWDALFNDDGDCLDPRLLEELSGGYKHRESQQSPRFDYYRAEPSPPDLSDAELPHVIEIYDFPSDFRTEDLMRVFCSYQKKGFDIKWVDDTHALGIFSSPITASDALSTKHLMVKTRPLSQGTRASKAKARAYADYLQPAKERPETSAALARRLVIGALGVRSNQTPAQRDAERRKLQEAREKKRLENKQREDAWEGRD, encoded by the exons ATGAGGAACAGGAACGCCTTCGTGCCAAAGGGGTGCCAGCGCGGCGTGGGCAGCCGCCGAGGCTTCCCGGAGCGCCGGGAGACTGCGGACGCCGCCGCCGCACTACAGGTCCCGGCGCTCCCCGCGGCGGGCGGGACGGGGCGGGCCTCATGCGCCGGAAGCGGCGGCGGCGACGCGGCACGGAGCGGCGGGGGATCCGGCGAGGCCACTG gcagcagtggcaccatgcagcaggaggcaggtgGCAGCCGGCCACGCCACAGGAAACCTGACATGGCCCTCTACGTGCCAAAGGCACGACGGGAGAGAGCAGCGCAAGTGGCAGGTGACACGCTGGTTGAGCATCGCCAAGAGCTTGAGAACCACCACCTGGCACAGGACACCAgtcagggcagtggtgagagACAGAAGAGAAGCCCCCATGCCAGGACACAAATGGGCAGAGTGGCAAGAAAGGAGAGCAAGATACAAGCCAGTACAAAAGAGCCACAGGCAGCCTCTTCTGGGCACTGCCAGAGACCAGGAGGCAGCTTCTCTGTGGTGCcagaggacctgggggtatcaCCCAGTGTTTGTGAGCCATGCCTGAATCCAGCTGTTGCCCAGCCCTTGGATGAGCAGGACAAAGCGTCCCATGATGAAGGATTTGGGGAGCTCAGCCATAGCCACCAGATGATGAGGACTCAGTCTCCATCTCCACCAAGTGTCCACTCCGGGACCACAGAGGCTATCACTGAGCCTAGGGGTGGCCTTGCAAGCCcagcactccctgatagcccaGTGCCAGCATCTCAGACAGGGCTGAGTGGCACGTCGGAGCATTTAGGGGACAGCACCCTGGATCCAGCTGGGCACCTCTCCCAGTCCTCAGGAGAaggtgtcctgcagctggcagagctgggcaaccAGCGCAGTGTGCCTGGTCTGTCATGTGAGGTTGCATGTCCAAAaacccaggagaagaggaggattgAGGGGTAcctcctggcagggcagagcaagagctgtgctgctgggctgccagaggagggctgggaaggcatGACTGagcttgccagagagagtgccTTGGATacaccaggagcagccagctgtgaACCCAAGTGCTCTAGGGGTGGCACAGGCCAAGCAACAGTGCTTCCAGGGGAGAGCACCCTAAACCAGGGCATTGTTATCTCATCCCAGCTCCCACCTGGCAaggaggagagcagtgctggtgctggggaTCCCAGTGGGGAGGGTGAcctggtgcctgctgcagagggaatgggcagcacctctgcctgcacaggTGGCACCATCAGGACTGAGAGTGTTTCACTTGGTGCTGGTGAGGAACTGCTGAGAAGCATGCGGGAGAGTGCACCCATGGAGAGCCACGAGCACCCGTtgcccctggagctgctgtgccatggtgtagAGGGGCTCTCACCTATGGCCTGGGCAGAGGAGCTAGCCCAGAAAGACAGGAACATGAACTCACCACAGCCGCATTGGTGTGGCCAGAaggctgaggaagaagagggaggtCTCCACGGCAGCTCCCCAAAGGCAGAAAAGACCAGTGCTGGGTCTCTCAGTCAGGCCAGCCCAGGagctgaggagagctgggaTGCCTTATTCAACGACGATGGGGACTGCCTGGACCCACgtctgctggaggag CTCTCAGGGGGTTACAAGCACCGTGAGAGTCAGCAGTCACCCCGCTTCGACTACTAcagggctgagcccagcccaCCAGACCTCAGTGACGCTGAGCTGCCCCATGTCATCGAGATCTATGATTTCCCCTCGGATTTCCGCACCGAGGACCTGATGCGTGTTTTCTGCAGCTATCA gaaaaaAGGCTTTGATATTAAGTGGGTGGATGATACACATGCCCTGGGCATCTTCTCCAGCCCCATAACAG catctgATGCCCTCAGCACCAAGCACCTGATGGTGAAGACACGCCCTCTTTCCCAGGGTACCCGTGCCTCTAAAGCCAAAGCCAGGGCATATGCTG ACTACCTGCAGCCAGCCAAGGAGCGCCCTGAAACATCAGCTGCCCTGGCCAGGCGGCTAGTGATTGGTGCCCTGGGGGTACGCAGCAATCAGACGCCAGCCCAGCGAGATGCTGAGCGGAGGAAGCTGCAAGAAGCCCGAG AGAAGAAGCGTCTGGAGAACAAGCAGCGGGAGGATGCCTGGGAGGGTCGAGACTGA
- the R3HCC1L gene encoding coiled-coil domain-containing protein R3HCC1L isoform X2, producing the protein MQQEAGGSRPRHRKPDMALYVPKARRERAAQVAGDTLVEHRQELENHHLAQDTSQGSGERQKRSPHARTQMGRVARKESKIQASTKEPQAASSGHCQRPGGSFSVVPEDLGVSPSVCEPCLNPAVAQPLDEQDKASHDEGFGELSHSHQMMRTQSPSPPSVHSGTTEAITEPRGGLASPALPDSPVPASQTGLSGTSEHLGDSTLDPAGHLSQSSGEGVLQLAELGNQRSVPGLSCEVACPKTQEKRRIEGYLLAGQSKSCAAGLPEEGWEGMTELARESALDTPGAASCEPKCSRGGTGQATVLPGESTLNQGIVISSQLPPGKEESSAGAGDPSGEGDLVPAAEGMGSTSACTGGTIRTESVSLGAGEELLRSMRESAPMESHEHPLPLELLCHGVEGLSPMAWAEELAQKDRNMNSPQPHWCGQKAEEEEGGLHGSSPKAEKTSAGSLSQASPGAEESWDALFNDDGDCLDPRLLEELSGGYKHRESQQSPRFDYYRAEPSPPDLSDAELPHVIEIYDFPSDFRTEDLMRVFCSYQKKGFDIKWVDDTHALGIFSSPITASDALSTKHLMVKTRPLSQGTRASKAKARAYADYLQPAKERPETSAALARRLVIGALGVRSNQTPAQRDAERRKLQEAREKKRLENKQREDAWEGRD; encoded by the exons atgcagcaggaggcaggtgGCAGCCGGCCACGCCACAGGAAACCTGACATGGCCCTCTACGTGCCAAAGGCACGACGGGAGAGAGCAGCGCAAGTGGCAGGTGACACGCTGGTTGAGCATCGCCAAGAGCTTGAGAACCACCACCTGGCACAGGACACCAgtcagggcagtggtgagagACAGAAGAGAAGCCCCCATGCCAGGACACAAATGGGCAGAGTGGCAAGAAAGGAGAGCAAGATACAAGCCAGTACAAAAGAGCCACAGGCAGCCTCTTCTGGGCACTGCCAGAGACCAGGAGGCAGCTTCTCTGTGGTGCcagaggacctgggggtatcaCCCAGTGTTTGTGAGCCATGCCTGAATCCAGCTGTTGCCCAGCCCTTGGATGAGCAGGACAAAGCGTCCCATGATGAAGGATTTGGGGAGCTCAGCCATAGCCACCAGATGATGAGGACTCAGTCTCCATCTCCACCAAGTGTCCACTCCGGGACCACAGAGGCTATCACTGAGCCTAGGGGTGGCCTTGCAAGCCcagcactccctgatagcccaGTGCCAGCATCTCAGACAGGGCTGAGTGGCACGTCGGAGCATTTAGGGGACAGCACCCTGGATCCAGCTGGGCACCTCTCCCAGTCCTCAGGAGAaggtgtcctgcagctggcagagctgggcaaccAGCGCAGTGTGCCTGGTCTGTCATGTGAGGTTGCATGTCCAAAaacccaggagaagaggaggattgAGGGGTAcctcctggcagggcagagcaagagctgtgctgctgggctgccagaggagggctgggaaggcatGACTGagcttgccagagagagtgccTTGGATacaccaggagcagccagctgtgaACCCAAGTGCTCTAGGGGTGGCACAGGCCAAGCAACAGTGCTTCCAGGGGAGAGCACCCTAAACCAGGGCATTGTTATCTCATCCCAGCTCCCACCTGGCAaggaggagagcagtgctggtgctggggaTCCCAGTGGGGAGGGTGAcctggtgcctgctgcagagggaatgggcagcacctctgcctgcacaggTGGCACCATCAGGACTGAGAGTGTTTCACTTGGTGCTGGTGAGGAACTGCTGAGAAGCATGCGGGAGAGTGCACCCATGGAGAGCCACGAGCACCCGTtgcccctggagctgctgtgccatggtgtagAGGGGCTCTCACCTATGGCCTGGGCAGAGGAGCTAGCCCAGAAAGACAGGAACATGAACTCACCACAGCCGCATTGGTGTGGCCAGAaggctgaggaagaagagggaggtCTCCACGGCAGCTCCCCAAAGGCAGAAAAGACCAGTGCTGGGTCTCTCAGTCAGGCCAGCCCAGGagctgaggagagctgggaTGCCTTATTCAACGACGATGGGGACTGCCTGGACCCACgtctgctggaggag CTCTCAGGGGGTTACAAGCACCGTGAGAGTCAGCAGTCACCCCGCTTCGACTACTAcagggctgagcccagcccaCCAGACCTCAGTGACGCTGAGCTGCCCCATGTCATCGAGATCTATGATTTCCCCTCGGATTTCCGCACCGAGGACCTGATGCGTGTTTTCTGCAGCTATCA gaaaaaAGGCTTTGATATTAAGTGGGTGGATGATACACATGCCCTGGGCATCTTCTCCAGCCCCATAACAG catctgATGCCCTCAGCACCAAGCACCTGATGGTGAAGACACGCCCTCTTTCCCAGGGTACCCGTGCCTCTAAAGCCAAAGCCAGGGCATATGCTG ACTACCTGCAGCCAGCCAAGGAGCGCCCTGAAACATCAGCTGCCCTGGCCAGGCGGCTAGTGATTGGTGCCCTGGGGGTACGCAGCAATCAGACGCCAGCCCAGCGAGATGCTGAGCGGAGGAAGCTGCAAGAAGCCCGAG AGAAGAAGCGTCTGGAGAACAAGCAGCGGGAGGATGCCTGGGAGGGTCGAGACTGA